DNA from Lineus longissimus chromosome 7, tnLinLong1.2, whole genome shotgun sequence:
attgaaaaatatgCAGTTCAGAATTTCTATCGGTTTTCAGGAAAACTCTTCAACATAACGATATGCGCTCAGCACATGAGAAGAAGGAAAAAGCTCCACTTTTTGAGTTTCATCTTTCCTTGAAATAATCTTAAGACTAAGAGTACATGGAATATCAACCCTATCAAAGAATACGAGGACACACTTACCTAAAAGATCCTTATAAATCATTGTTATGATCTGCTTTGGAGTAAACTTTGTCAGTTTGTCCTTGACCTTCACTTCAAAAACTGGTTTCCCACCAACATCGAGTATCTGAATGGATAAACGTAAGCATATAAACTTGCGACAATTCCTTTGATGAATGTGCCAAAAGATTAGAGACGGAAACACATTTTGATGTCTAAATTCATGTGCCTGGGGAGTTCTGGAGCAGCAATACCCATGCAAGGTTAAGACCAGCAACAGGACTCCCATTGAGTACGCAATGTTTGCCCAAGTGTAGTGTCTACAGCCTATCACTAAAACGTTAAAAGAGGAATGAGTGTATAAATTTGCATTACTTACTTTCAGTTTACTGTTGGCCATCATTTCAGCCACAGCAGGATCATCATATTTACACCCCACAATCTGTTTTACGTTGCATATCGTATTGGCTGCATTTCGGATCAGTCCTTGCTTGGCAGCCAGGCCAACATTCTGAAAAGCAAAAACAGTAATGTTCAATGCTGAAGAAGAATCTATTCGAAGAAATTCAAGGTAGGGTGACAATATAGAAACCTTTTACAAAATTCTAAAGCAAGGTAGGGAGGGTGGCTACTTCCAAGGTGGGGTGGAACGCCCTGAAAAAAGGCCTTATGACTGTTGGGGAAAACACTGCTAATGTTTCTTCCCGCGTACTTACTTGATCATGGTCCGTGAAAGCAACAATTGCCGGAGTTGTCCTGTCACCTGCATCATTGGCAACAACATTCGTTTTCCCATCCTGAAGCCAAGGAGAGTACAAAATTTCTGTTATTTAAATTAATGTGGGTTAAGGGAATGTGAATGTTACATCGATGTTCTCCATCTCACATGACGAGCAATTTGTCTGACCCTAGTTTTCTCGGCGGCCaacatgcctaatatgtgaAATCTATTTGGGGGTGCAAGTGCATTGGCATCGCATGCACGTGAAAAATGTACAGGAAGAACACACGTGAGAAGAGCCGGTCTACAAGTAAGGCAATTGTGGATGAAAAATACAACACACACCAGTATTTTTTACATATAATTAtagtaaaatatatattttatcaaaACAACACCAAATAATTATCATTGTTAGCGTTAATCATACTTTATAAACGGCTAAACAGCCAGAAGTTGAACCAAAATGCAAACCGAAGGCCGCTGCCATTGTGAACCTCGCCGATTATCGCGAGTTCATGAAAGCTGGTTATGGCCGTAGGTGCTGCCATCTCTCCTTAGCAATGAAAACTAAATTGACTCGACCCCACACAAATTTGATTGACAGCCAATCTTGACTGATAATTGGCTACGGGTCAGAGTTCATCTCGCTGCTTGGATACGACCAAGCTTTCGGACTTACTTCAGCACGTTTCTTACACCTTTTTACATGACTTGACTCTCGTTACTATGAAATAACTGAATATGGCTGTTGCAGCCGAGACAAATCATACCTCTGGGAGCTGGGTGAGTACCTATAGAAATAGGCCCTAAGCACAAAGTTTGCTTTTAttctgtttatttttcaaggtaACATTGATAGGCCTATGCAATAGCTGTATACAAGTAGCTAAGCCATTTCTAAGCCTTTTTAGGCTTtatttttctttgctgtttGTATGTTTGCATTGGTGTCTGGTAGCGTAGGCCTATTATTATTAAATCCATTGTACCACCTTTTTATCCTTTCAGTTCCCCAGTGGATTTCATGGTCACTTTAGAAGCAAGTCCAGAAATGACTTCATCTGTGAATATCGACAACTCGCCAAACCCCAACCACCCAAGAAATTCCTCAGGAGAGCTCAGGTAAATTCATATAACCCTGGTTACAGGCCTTAGGGATTAGTGCTTAGCTATTGTTGTGATAACAAGAGGCTTCAGATACTTTTGCTCAGCTGGCGATTAAAGAAGATGCCTGAGAGCTGGGATTATACTCTTCTTTAATGAGAACGAGAAGCCTGTGTGCCTGTTTCTTAGCTGGCAATTTGAGGGGCTTGTGCTGAGCTCTATTTTCAGGACAAGGGGTCCAAGGGCATGGTGCTCGTCTGGAACTTGAACAAGAGGTCTGGgtgcctggtgctcagctgattttgagaacaagaggcccatttAGGCAGGTACTCAGCTCATTTTAGAATCAAACTCTCCAGATGCAAATGTATCATTCTCAATACACTGATCAGATTACTGTCTATGCAGTGATTTTCACCTCGAGGGTCATTGCATGTCATGCAATCTATATTTTATTGACACACAAGCTTATAATGGCATGGTTCAATATGGTTGTTGAGACTTACTGGAACAGGAAATTAATTTCCATAGACACATGCGTATATTGCAGTAGAATTCACATGATATAGGATGGATGCTAGGGACTAGATTGTATTCTACAAGGAAATCTCTGCCTACTGTAAATTTTACTGAAACCATGGAGGTAATAATGTGAAGGTGTCTCAATATTCACCCGATTACAACATCGTAGTGTGCAACTACACATTATTATTTAAATATGAACAGACCAATAATTCGCTGATTGTCAGCAGAGGACGTAATCGATATTTCATCAAAGATCCTCATTCAATAATAATCAACAAGATCCTGTGTGCCTGATTGGATTCACTTGTTGCTAAGGTAAATCAGACTTGGCATAGCGTACCCATGGAGATGAAACATGGGAGCTTTCAACATGCAAGGTTAGGTTGCCTTTGAAAATAGTGTTTGTGCCACTGTGGTGGATCCAGGAATTTTGGAAAGGGGAGACCTAGAGATCCATGATGGTGTTATATTGGAAACAAGAGGTtgagccatcttgaaaaatcattgctctctgacaAAAAGGGGGGCCCACGTACACCTCATGCACCCCCTATGTCTGCCACTGTGCAATATGTTGCTTTTATATTCATCAAAGTTTCAATTGATATCCATCCAAGCTTTAGATTAATATCCATCGAATCCTAAGCTTGATATAGCCATCCTCGAAGGAGAAGTGGAATTGACTTGTTATATTCTTCTATTGACAGTCTGCAAAATTTGAATTGATAGTTTTTTAACAGCTTGACATATACAAAGATCTCATTGTCCCGCTAGACTCATTTGAATCATATCTGTTCAGCACTATTACAATACAGTCCATGGAATAAATCAACTATGAAATTATTTTGACACATTCATAAAATTTGCTCAACTTGAGTACTTCTACTTTTGCATAAAACTCAAACCAATCTTTGAACTAATATTTTTGAAGGGAACATCTTTTGAAAATGGCATTTGTCTAGCTATAAATACTGATAGGATAACTGGCCCTGAATGATATATCAGATTTGTTTGAAATGTTACAACAATGATTTTGTGAATAATTTGGCAAATTCTTTTCTCCAGGAAATGGTTAGGACGGTAGGTAGTTTTTGAAAGATTGCATGTCATGGTTAGGGTATTATGGTATAACACGCCACCTCAAAATACAACTTAAAAACTGTCTCCGTCCTCCGAGAGTACAATTCTAACCGATTCCCCCATTTACTGCTGCAGATTGgtagagtggaacctctcttagcataTACCTCTATATTAAGAAccccctctctaataaggacactggttttggtaccAAACCTGTCATTCCCATTCAACTTCACCTCTGTAATAAGAAAACCTCTTCAATACAAATTTCACAGCAACTTGTTGTTTGCATGAGAGGGTTTCTCCTGACTTCTGTATTAAAGTGGCAAATTTGATAGCTTTTTCCCTGTCAATTCTATACAGCAGGTTATATCAACATTGCTTTGATGGCATAGATTGATATTGGATTAAGTGGCTTAAGTGAGACAAGTTTCAAAGCATGTCGTgtgctgaaagaaaaaaacattgttaaGTTACTTTTGAAGTCAATACGCTGttgatttttcttcatttctaaaAGAAACAATAActattgaaatgaaaaataccaTTAACCCCATGATAATCTAGTACAAACCTGAGCTAAGTATAGTTAAGCACATCGAGGGTTAGTGCAAAACACTTTACTTGTATCTTGAGGTGGTTATCAAAGGAGTAGCATTAAAGATTTTCTGGTATCTTTTTCTATTTAGTGGAATGTCTGGTATCCCTCTTGTGGTGATAGGTAGATAAGGGTGACAGTTGTCTTATTGTCATCATGACTGGTTTCCATAGCTATAGATTCTAAAATTCATGTTTAATTCATATTCATAATTGCAGCATCAGAAGAAAAAATTTGAACTCTGAATGATACAAGGTGAATTTTCAGACAGACAATGGAATTTACTCATTTGATAACATTGAATGACACTGCCTGAACACATTCTTTTGGAAAGGTAACATGGTTGACATAAAATAGTCTACATCAAATTCAAGTTATAATGTTTCTTCAATGAAAGTGATGACATGAAGTCATCATCAACAAGAGGTTGTTTTGATTCTCTTGTCTTCAGAGTTCAAATTTACCATCATCATTTTTGGTGTTGGATataaatctttgccaggtgacTATGGTGCAAGGGTTATTCTCACACTTTCCACCTAGTATATCATTTTCATTCCTCCTGTCCACCTGTCCCCTCTTGAATGTTGGACCAAAAAGCCCTTGCCAGCTTTGAGCTGAGGAGAAAGACTTTATCTcatatgttttttttttcaaattagaaACTCTTTCAGTGTGCTAGTCTTTGTCTTTATATGGGTAGTATCTACTTAAGTGTCACTTTTAGAATTCTAAtgttcatggtgtctcaaaaaacTGTCTGTCTATGATCAAGTTGTGAAGTTTATTTTGAACCAATTTCAACACAAAATCTACTCAGTTTACCTTTTAATCAAGGACATTACCTTGGGGAATCTTGACTTTAAAGTAGCATAAGTCCAAAAGTGAACTCAGCAACCTGAATATGAAAAATCGATTCGCTCCCCAAAGTCAATGACCAAAAAGAATATGATTTAGTTAACACTTTGATGCTGCTATAAGCATTGATGAAAGAAGGAATTTCCCTCACTTTCAATTCATCTTGAATACTCATACATTATAACAATAACGTTATTTTTTGTGTTTATTTTTTCAGGAAAACCCTGGGCGCCATCTATTCTCACGCCATGACAACAGACATTCGTTTTTGACCGACGCCCTTTATTTTGAAGAGGTAAGAGTACTTGTAGTCTCACTCGGATAAGACAACTTGAAGGACAGTCCCTCGGTGAccaacgggaaagaaattgaGCAATAAATCATATGCCATGAACAACTATCAAGAACGGAACCACCTATTCACTAGAGCGCCCCCTTTGTGAAATTATATGTAAAACCAACTAAACTTTGAAGACCTGACTGACAATACATTATGAACATTAGATTAAATGGAACATAAAGTACAAATCTCGATCATTATTTTCAGGGTCTTGGGCGAAGAAGGATACAAAATGATAACTTTGCCTATCAGAGGGACTTACTGTCATGGCGACCAGTCATGACTGTCGGACCAAACTTCTCCCAGTACCAAGTAACATATCGAACGCCAAACTCGAACCAGCAAGAAATTAAACAATTGATCACGCACAGGCCAAAGACATCTTTTGATAATAGTGACACTTCTACATATAGGTATTCACATGGTAAAGACAATCCTAATAGAGAAGTAATTAATGCTATGACGAATGAAGCCTTAACATCAACTTTTACCAAGAAGTCTGGAATTACGAAATCCAATTATGGGCGGGAATCGGTGGCGACGTGCTTAAGTTGGTACGAGCCACCGCCAAGGACACCGGCGCCTCAACAAGCGTGCGGAGATGTGATAGTGAAACGTCCAGGAGCACCGGCAGCTACGGCTACCTACGTTCATGTACCTGCTCCCCCTAGTGGTCCTAAGCCAAACACCGTAATGCATACGCACATACAGCAGGTTGCGGCCGACTGTCCCTCAACGATAGTCCCAACATCTAACGGAGCAGAAAGTTCCAGTGTTGGCTCAAATGGTGAATAGAGACAACGTTATAGCGAACTGTTTTAAAGTGCTAAGCTGAGATATCGAACCACTTGAAGATTTTATGCTATGTGGCAAGGCTTGGACTGATTGCCTATGCATCATCGTGTTGGGCGTGCTGAGCTGAACTAAACGTGATGTGAAGTTGCGGTGCGTAGCTGGGAACACTGTTTATATTCAAATGGTTTCCCGCTATCATGGGACATCCTTTGAGTTGAACATGACCATTGGATTTGTGTTTAAGCCATTGCGGTGTCAATCTTCCATAAGTATAGTGGTTGTGATAGAAATCTATTGTACAAAGTCAAATTTAGGCCTCTTTGTAGGCATGGATGAAATAATATTTAGACCAATCAACTGTGATATCGTAGATTCTTGCTGCATTTGAGGATATGATGCAGCAAATGAAAAGGCAGTGTATTAGCACTGAACTATCCATTTGCACCAAATTAACCACAAAATTAAGAAGGAACTTTTGTTGATCGGAGCCAAAAAGTAGGAAAATGGGCATCAAATTTCAAAAGGTGAATATATTTTCGGGCATGACAGTTATAATGTCTGACATTGTTTGATGCGTTTAGCTAGTCTATAGATAGAAAAAAAATAACACATAGTTCTGTAAATATTTAAAAGCAACTTGAGGATACCAAGGGGTTTCCATGGTATATATTTACAGTACTTTCTGTCACTAAATTTAAGAAATAAAACCAGTTTTGATAGTTATATTCATTCTAATGTCAGGCTGGTTTTCAAGCCTGTTGAATACACATTCATGCCAAAAGTTTAGGTCAGGTTATCCAGTCACATCATGGGTTATCACTATTTTTAGTGATAAAAGCTCTTTTTGGAATAATTTTTATCATAAACGAAATTAGATCCTGGATAAAAACTCGAgccaaaatgaaatggaaatttaaatacatatatatacatattcagTTCTATCCTTAACACAGCTTGTTTCCAGGCAATTATGGTTGTTAAAAACATAtcattatacaatgtacagtaaaTTGTTAGTTCAATAATATAAAGAAGTTCCCAGGTCATTTAAATACCATTTAATGGGCCTCCAGCCTGGTCTGGTATACTAAATCTTGATTGATACAGGGCAAATTTAAATAGCTCACTCTTAGCTTGTACATGTTGGCTAATAAAGAGGTATATTATATTGTTAATCCTacttataatttcatttcttgttcaaattttttcacaaaatacttcgaacttgtaaaaatgaCCACAACCAAACCTCAGGGATCAGTTTGTCTTAATGTGGCCTTAGTAGGCTTTGTTGGAGTATTTGCACGGGGATCACAAAGTTTGAGATTGAATTAAGCCAAAATATTCATGGTATTATTTGAAATGGGGTGTAAGGATTGTGTTTGATCAATATTATGACCTGGCAGCAGTGTATTGCCCTGGGTATAATATCATTTTCTTGGTGTTTGGTTGAAAAATCTGTCATCTCAACTCACTACACCAAAGGGAGGCCAAAGGGGCTGAGTCTGGCTGAGAGAGTGATCAAATGATTCCTCACACAAGAGTTTTGATATACTGTGATCTGTAAAGACTCCATTCAGTCACTTGGGTTGAatatttttctcaatgaatCGAAAAGTTGCACAGCTAACTCGAATGGTCATTTTCGAACATTGGGGCTGCCTGTAAATGGCTTATTGGCCCATTAAAACTTGAAAAGAAGGTTCAAGCCATTGAACTAGAACAGGCATGGGCATTGGTTTCTACCCCTGCATATACTTCAGCCAGAGGTCTGATATTTTTTGTAAGCTTGTCTAGTTTGTCCACAAGATTTATATTTGCTTAAAACCTTGCCATACAG
Protein-coding regions in this window:
- the LOC135491226 gene encoding uncharacterized protein LOC135491226 isoform X1, which produces MAVAAETNHTSGSWFPSGFHGHFRSKSRNDFICEYRQLAKPQPPKKFLRRAQEMVRTENPGRHLFSRHDNRHSFLTDALYFEEGLGRRRIQNDNFAYQRDLLSWRPVMTVGPNFSQYQVTYRTPNSNQQEIKQLITHRPKTSFDNSDTSTYRYSHGKDNPNREVINAMTNEALTSTFTKKSGITKSNYGRESVATCLSWYEPPPRTPAPQQACGDVIVKRPGAPAATATYVHVPAPPSGPKPNTVMHTHIQQVAADCPSTIVPTSNGAESSSVGSNGE
- the LOC135491226 gene encoding uncharacterized protein LOC135491226 isoform X2, yielding MAVAAETNHTSGSWFPSGFHGHFRSKSRNDFICEYRQLAKPQPPKKFLRRAQENPGRHLFSRHDNRHSFLTDALYFEEGLGRRRIQNDNFAYQRDLLSWRPVMTVGPNFSQYQVTYRTPNSNQQEIKQLITHRPKTSFDNSDTSTYRYSHGKDNPNREVINAMTNEALTSTFTKKSGITKSNYGRESVATCLSWYEPPPRTPAPQQACGDVIVKRPGAPAATATYVHVPAPPSGPKPNTVMHTHIQQVAADCPSTIVPTSNGAESSSVGSNGE